The following proteins are co-located in the Haloarcula marismortui ATCC 43049 genome:
- a CDS encoding cupin domain-containing protein — protein MSNGPVNEADLDWTDHEHGDRTFKRKQIGDAAGGEQLGASLYAVPPGKRLWVRHYHEGNEEAIFVRGGTGTLRLGPEADEHALEPGDYVALPAGEESAHEIEAGESELRLLMVSTMEEPDITVYPDREMVGLYAGSPPGGEKADRTLSTYLDRNAEKEYWEE, from the coding sequence ATGAGCAACGGCCCCGTCAACGAAGCCGACCTCGACTGGACCGACCACGAACACGGCGACCGGACGTTCAAGCGCAAGCAGATCGGTGACGCCGCCGGGGGTGAGCAACTCGGTGCGAGCCTCTACGCCGTCCCGCCGGGCAAGCGGCTCTGGGTGCGCCACTACCACGAGGGCAACGAGGAAGCAATATTCGTCCGTGGCGGAACGGGAACGCTCCGGCTCGGCCCCGAGGCCGACGAACACGCGCTGGAACCGGGCGATTACGTGGCGCTCCCGGCTGGCGAAGAGAGCGCGCATGAAATCGAAGCCGGTGAGTCTGAACTCCGGCTGCTGATGGTCTCGACGATGGAGGAGCCGGACATCACTGTCTACCCCGACCGGGAGATGGTCGGACTGTACGCCGGGTCGCCTCCGGGCGGCGAGAAAGCAGACCGGACGCTGTCGACGTATCTCGACAGGAACGCCGAAAAAGAGTACTGGGAGGAGTGA